A segment of the Bacteroidia bacterium genome:
GGTAGTAATTAAAAATCCATCTGATGCTATTTCTAATGGAATTGTAATGGTTCCTGAAGAGAGAAAGTCAGAAGGATTAATCTTAAACCACTCAATAAAAATGAACTTGTCGTTGATGGTACTCAAAAGATTAACCAAAGGGATTGTTTTGGATTTTGCTAGAGAGAGTAAAATCGTGGACCAATACAAAGATGCTTTGAGCATCAAAATGCGTTCTACCAATCAATCTGCTTATACTTTATCGGGTGGGAACCAACAAAAAATTGTTATTAGTAAGTGTTTAGCCAGCGACCCTAAGCTTATTATTTTGGATGAGCCTACAAGGGGAGTTGATGTTGGTACAAAGAAAGAAGTTTATTCTATTGTGAATAAATATGCCGATGAGGGACTTGGTGTAATTTTAATTTCATCTGAGTTGGATGAGGTTATTGGGCTCTCTGATCGGATAGTTGTTCTTGCTGAAGGTAAGATTACAGCAGAATTTGAGCGCGAAGATTTTGATAAACAAGAAATTCTTTATTACGCATCATTAAGTGATAGTAGGGGGGTAGTAGAAAATCCATGATAACGAAAAATATTGATTTTAAAGTTCTTTTTAGAAAATACGGAATAATTCTTGTCCTTTTTGTATTAGTGGCAATTTTTTCAATTGGCAATCCTGTTTTCTTTACAGCTGGCAACATGATTACAATTATGAGGCAAATAGTTGTCGTTGCCATTATGACTATTGGAATGACTTTTGTTCTAATTTCAGGTGGAATCGATTTATCTGTTGGAACACAACTTTCGTTTATTGGAGTTGTTACAGCGAAGATGTTCACCCAAATGGGGATTAACCCTTTTGTTGCTTGTGTAATTGGAATATTGTTGGGTACTACCATTGGTGCATTGAACGGGTTGTTCATTGCCAATGTAAAAGTATCTCCATTGATTGCTACCCTTGCCATGCAACAAATCCTTAAAGGACTTGGATACGTTATATCAAAAGGGAGACCAATTTACGGCCTTCCCGATGCAGTAAGATTTATTGGGCAAGGGCACATTGGTTTTATCCCATTCCCAGTTATTTTAATGGTCATCTTTATATTGTTTGGAATGTTTATACTGAACAAGACTTATCTAGGCCGCTCTTTCTATGTTGTTGGTAGTAGTGAAGAGACTGGGCGTCTGTCGGGTTTAAAAACAAAGAAGATCTCTATTATTGCCTACACAATGTGCGGAATGTTATCTGCTGTTGCTGCAATCATAATGATGGCCAGAATCAACTCAGGAAGCCCAACTGTTGGAGTTGGTTATGAGATGGACGTATTAACTGCTGCTGTTCTTGGTGGAGTTAGTATCAGCGGTGGAGAGGGGCAGATGTATGGAGCAATTATTGGTGCATTGATCATTGGTGTTTTAAGTAATGGTTTAATTATTATGAACGTCAGCGAGTGGTATCAAATGATTATTAAAGGTCTCGTATTAGTTTTAGCGATTGGTTTTGATAGTTTTAGAAGTCGCCATTATCACGGTAACTAAAAGGGAAAGGGTGATTAAATGAAACGCATTGCAATCATCGGGGCTGGTATGATTTCAAATAGTCATGCCAAAGCCCTTAAGAATGTTGAAAATGGCACTTTGTGTGCTATTGCCGATATTAACAAAGAGGCAGCAGATAAATTTGCTAAAGAGTACCAGTGTAAAGCTTATTACGAAGTAGAGACGATGCTTCAACAAGAAAAGCCAGATGGGGCAATTATATGTTTACCCACCTTTTTACACGCAAAATATGTAGAGGTGTGTGCTAATTATGGTGTAAACGTCCTTTGCGAAAAACCTGTTGAGATGACAGTTGAAGCAACACAAAAGATGTTAGATGTGGTAGATAAAAGTGGCATTATCTTTATGGTAGCCCAAGTTGTCCGCTTTTGGCCAGGTTATGTAGAAATTAAAGAGATGGCTGATTCAGGAGAACTAGGAGATATCTACATGGCTTACGCTAGTAGATGTTCCACAATGCAAACTTGG
Coding sequences within it:
- a CDS encoding ABC transporter permease; the protein is MITKNIDFKVLFRKYGIILVLFVLVAIFSIGNPVFFTAGNMITIMRQIVVVAIMTIGMTFVLISGGIDLSVGTQLSFIGVVTAKMFTQMGINPFVACVIGILLGTTIGALNGLFIANVKVSPLIATLAMQQILKGLGYVISKGRPIYGLPDAVRFIGQGHIGFIPFPVILMVIFILFGMFILNKTYLGRSFYVVGSSEETGRLSGLKTKKISIIAYTMCGMLSAVAAIIMMARINSGSPTVGVGYEMDVLTAAVLGGVSISGGEGQMYGAIIGALIIGVLSNGLIIMNVSEWYQMIIKGLVLVLAIGFDSFRSRHYHGN